The Seriola aureovittata isolate HTS-2021-v1 ecotype China chromosome 12, ASM2101889v1, whole genome shotgun sequence genome window below encodes:
- the tmem275a gene encoding transmembrane protein 275, translated as MVITDRNSSTPVPKKEPQKKKRGKSRPHGLPSPALCCACGLCIMLAGLNITLVGAFAFSTLVPSANPPIIIGPILLLVAFSFFGACCVCSRLPPPHSSRRSKVGGRGMGLMGHGGLTGGAAFEIETSEHTLQDTTAVQLSPTSSPGSSRASSPEKEAPDAALPGSCKLFTMETNGPSSVSATAVYSASTSTGGEVRLNLPREEVVT; from the coding sequence ATGGTCATCACTGATAGAAACAGCAGCACCCCTGTACCTAAAAAGGAGccccagaagaagaagagggggaagTCTCGCCCTCATGGCCTTCCCTCTCCGGCACTCTGCTGTGCATGTGGCCTATGCATCATGCTGGCTGGACTCAACATCACTCTGGTGGGAGCATTCGCTTTCAGCACACTGGTGCCTTCTGCCAACCCGCCAATCATCATCGGACCTATCCTACTGCTGGTGGCCTTTTCCTTTTTCGGGGCCTGTTGCGTCTGCAGCcgcctcccccctccccacagCTCACGTAGGTCTAAGGTGGGCGGCAGGGGCATGGGGTTGATGGGACACGGTGGGCTTACTGGTGGGGCAGCATTTGAAATTGAGACCAGTGAGCACACCCTGCAGGATACTACAGCTGTGCAGCTAAGCCCCACATCCTCTCCTGGATCATCCCGGGCGTCCAGCCCAGAAAAAGAGGCTCCTGATGCGGCCCTACCAGGTTCCTGCAAGCTCTTCACCATGGAGACCAATGGtccttcttctgtttctgcCACCGCAGTCTACTCAGCCTCCACGTcaacaggaggagaggtgaggctCAACCTGCCACGTGAAGAAGTGGTCACCTAG